In the Telopea speciosissima isolate NSW1024214 ecotype Mountain lineage chromosome 2, Tspe_v1, whole genome shotgun sequence genome, one interval contains:
- the LOC122650473 gene encoding NAC domain containing protein 52-like, translating into MNPQGSSPPSSSQFHCCCCCRGGGSVGDDNNAEAVGNGNNGIEGGGSGGGDGVNGEKKSSSFWSSCPPGFRFHPSDEELLLYYLKRKIFRRRCLNPGIITETDIYKWDPEDLPGQSVLKSRERQWYFYSTTDKKYPNGPRTNRSTLHGHWKVTGKVRNIYWNNNRILGMKKTLVFYKGRAPAGERTDWVMHEYTMDDRQLPDSQLFPHQDSYVLCKVFKKNGLGPRNGEHYGAPFSEEDWAVDLDNNLPDDKLTTQNSSLNGVSANIHLEEEILKRITPEHEISQPTTTNGCSYVHSQLKRKLNAMDGNKSELRRVGGYTNCEVQKKMDDLKKQLKERADEIEDLETLNRTLMVREHQSNQELQEARKELIEAMNEFSNNRAVIGIKRLGELNEIPFRDLCLKKFPAGDWDVKSSELCSAWQENIKNSEWHPVKTIIIDGKLQEIIDESDKKLKELKDKWGDEVHEAVATALLEINEYNPSGRYAVPELWNFKEERRASLKEAIQYILKRRRR; encoded by the exons ATGAATCCACAAGGTTCCTCTCCTCCTTCGTCTTCCCAAttccattgttgttgttgttgtcgtggtggtggtagtgttGGTGACGATAACAATGCAGAAGCAGTAGGCAATGGCAACAATGGAATTGAAGGAGgaggaagtggtggtggtgatggtgtcaATGGGGAAAAAAAGTCATCATCATTTTGGTCGTCATGTCCACCTGGTTTCAGATTCCACCCATCCGACGAGGAGCTCCTCCTTTACTATCTCAAGCGCAAAATCTTCCGCCGCCGTTGCCTTAACCCTGGCATCATTACCGAAACCGACATCTACAAGTGGGATCCTGAAGATTTGCCTG GACAATCGGTGTTGAAGAGCAGGGAGAGGCAATGGTACTTCTACAGCACGACGGACAAGAAGTACCCCAACGGCCCTCGAACCAACCGTTCTACTCTTCACGGTCACTGGAAAGTCACCGGCAAGGTTCGAAACATCTACTGGAATAATAACAGGATATTGGGAATGAAGAAGACCTTGGTCTTCTACAAGGGCCGTGCTCCCGCTGGTGAACGCACCGACTGGGTCATGCATGAGTATACCATGGACGATCGCCAGCTTCCGGATTCCCAACTCTTTCCTCATCAG GATTCCTATGTTCTGTGTAAGGTTTTCAAGAAGAACGGGCTTGGTCCCCGGAACGGCGAGCATTATGGGGCACCATTTTCAGAAGAGGATTGGGCCGTTGACCTTGATAATAACCTGCCCGATGATAAATTAACCACCCAAAATTCTTCTCTCAATGGAGTTTCAGCTAATATTCATCTAGAGGAAGAGATTTTGAAGCGAATCACACCTGAGCACGAAATTAGCCAACCCACCACTACCAATGGTTGTAGCTATGTACACTCTCAG TTGAAAAGAAAGTTAAATGCAATGGATGGAAACAAGTCAGAATTGAGGCGTGTGGGAGGTTACACTAACTGTGAAGTTCAAAAGAAGATGGATGATCTAAAAAAACAGCTGAAAGAAAGGGCAGATGAAATAGAAGATTTGGAAACCCTTAATCGAACTCTTATGGTCAGAGAGCACCAAAGCAATCAGGAGCTTCAGGAAGCACGCAAAGAACTAATTGAA GCTATGAATGAATTCTCAAACAATCGTGCTGTAATTGGGATCAAGCGATTAGGAGAGCTCAATGAGATACCATTTCGAGATCTATGCTTAAAAAAATTTCCAGCTGGAGATTGGGATGTGAAATCTTCTGAGTTATGCTCAGCATGGcaagaaaacattaaaaattctGAGTGGCATCCTGTCAAAACAATAATCATAGATGGAAAACTCCAA gaaatAATAGATGAGAGTGACAAGAAACTAAAAGAGCTGAAGGATAAGTGGGGTGATGAGGTACATGAGGCTGTAGCAACTGCATTGTTGGAGATCAATGAATACAACCCAAGCGGGAGATATGCAGTTCCAGAACTTTGGAACTtcaaggaagaaaggagagccAGTTTGAAGGAGGCCATCCAGTACAT CCTGAAGCGTCGAAGAAGATAA